From the Cucumis sativus cultivar 9930 chromosome 5, Cucumber_9930_V3, whole genome shotgun sequence genome, the window ATCATCTAAGAAACAAAGATGGCAGCATCAAGAAAGATGGGTCGTCTCTATGGTTCATACAAATATGGAGGAACCACATATTGGCTGAAGCTTAGTCatcctaaaaaaaatacacagaTTTGGTAATTGGAAGTGGAATTGGAATGCCAATGCCGCAATGTTGTTATATTGttagcaaatatatataagtatgTTCTTCATCTATGTTAAATGGGgatataaaatggaaaaaatatgaGATCAATCTTTACAAGAACATTAGCAGGAAAGGAATTCTCCAGAgcttaaaagaaaagtgtccAACCTAAACCATATTAGAAAGTTAAAACAGAATTTCACTTTTTCGTCTCTATTTCTAACTCTTAACCATTTGAATGCAAATAAATGAGACGAATAACAAGAAAAGGAGAGATGTATATTGCAAAATGATCAAAAGGCCCGTGGGGGAAAATTTCCCATCACTGCtggagaaattaaaagaaaacaatcaaaCTAGAAACATAAgcattaacttaaaaaaaacttcGAACCCGTGAAAAAATTGTTACCGTCACATAGAAATCTCTTCTTGATCAATTAAAATAGCACTCTCTCGAAGCATTACATCACTTGCATAATTGAGCGTATATTACACTTAAATGCTTCGAATTGGGATGATTAGAAACCAAAGGTATAGACTCCTTAGACTAATAGATGCAAGACAATtgtacttttaatattttaccaaaACTCAACAAGTTTCCTACGGAACATGAATTTTAGAGCTCcagtatttattatttcccCAAAGTTATTAGGAAATATTCAAACTGATAGAGATAAACATTGTTCAGAAGAAGGAAAtagatttagaaaaaaagaaaaacaataatggtAACCTTACCTTCAAATAGAAATCCCAATCATATATATCCTATGATGCAAAACAGATGCAAAACAGCAGAGCAATTAGAGAACTTTGAAGACTAGAATGATGTAGAATCCAAATAACAAATGTTGAGTTTACACTTATGTAGAGGCTGCCTAAATAAGCATGTGAATaataaataggaaaaagaagcATTATTCATCCATGTAAACATCCACACTCATTttagaaacagaaaaaaatcaaattttaattacagGACTAAACGAAAGTCCTAGGATTGGCACACAATCTAAAAAGCAAAATCTAAACTAATGATGATATTAAGTGAGCTTGATGAAAGGGAAACAACAATCAGAGAACTTTAAAGGCTTGCACGAAATGGGTAAGCACATCATAGCTTCACCTCAAAAGGCCTCATCATCTCGAATGGCTATTTTACATACTTTACCAAATAGAAAAGAGTGAGATCAACTAAGTAAAATGTTTTCTAAAGATAGGTTACAAGAGGTCTTTAAAATCGAAGACATCGAGGAGACAAAACTTAACCAAAGACCAAACGGCAAACATCATCAATAAGGGCCCTCCCCAACCCACTAAACACCCTGTTATTTCTGTCTCCCTCAACCCATGACAAAGTTGCAACTTAATAGTAGTCTGAAACTGGTTGGAAACCATTGACAGGCCACTTGAGTGTGTGGCAGCAATACCACTCTTCTATCTTAATGAACAGATCCATAGCTTTATGAaaccaatattaaaaaaaacaagaaaacataaacaataaagaaatcGACACAAGGATTTACACAGTACATTAACAGTGGGTATTCAAGTGCAGAAGGAGAGAGTAGTATATTAATAGAGATTCAAGGCCTTCCAACAAATAGTATGGATATCAAATTGTAGGATCCCACAGACCAGAGTGTAACATAACAACATCAAATGGGTTATAACTTATAAGCACAAGAaactaagaaagaaaatggcagGGTGCCCTAAGTCAACCTAAAATTTGACAtcacaaactaaaaagttagaaCATAAACCATAAGAAACTCCACAAATATGTTATTATCACGAGTAAGTCTTGACACAATTTTGCGATAATAGGCattaaaaagtactttttcCAGCACAAGCAAGCCATTGTTTGTCGGAAGAATAGATGATCCAATATGGGATATCAATGACTAGTAACTAATTCGAACAACTTCTACTTCACCTGCATAGAAAAGGATCTATGACCTAAATAGTCTTCATGGGCTCTGAAATCCAATGATTTAGGTACCAAGCGAGCAGTAAATCAAGGGCAATCCATGATATATACTCATGGGTTTAACTTTTAAGAACTTGGACAGCACGTTCAGGTTACTTGGGTCACATACATGGTTACAAAAATTGAGATTGTTGGTATACAAGATCTTGTGCTGGTGGCTGTTGATGACATATTGCCATGTCGGCTATTGTTCTTGTTTGTCTAAGTTGTATGGCGTCCAACGATTTATCTAACGTCAATAGATAAAGTTTTTCCTTGTAGGAGATGAGTTTTCTAGATTCTAGAGTTTAGGACATACtcatttaacatttttgtcccttttgttttgttttattttattttattataatcgatcacaattttaaatattgcaaaattatcgttgatagacttagatcaatcaatatttgcaatatggtCCATCCGTGATACACTCCTACCtttaatagaatttgacaaattttgttatatttacaaatttttttaaatgttgctacatactcaattaatttgaatctaatcgataaatttgcaactatctcatataattaaataaatattgacaATCACaagtatcattttttttcttatattacaATTCTAGTTATTTTCAACCagatattcaaatttaagtttaagttaATATTCTAGTAAAGTTGATGTTTTTAAACGGTTGGCATAAATGGTgtatgtataaatttaataatggGTTCAAATTGTTATCAATATGATAGAAAGACGATGTTAATAAATGATTAAGAGGTCATGAATTTAATCTTatataacttatttaaaattcaatatctTATCGGTTTTCATACCTAGATATTGTACGAATTGTTccatgaaattaattaaaagtactACTTGCTCAAATCTCACTTTGTCCCATAGCTACATATAAAGTCTGTGACACAATACTATCACGTACATGAAAGATTTATTCACCGCTATGTTAAAATTCATACCTTACCCTACccctaaaatgataaattggcttatttttagaaataaataaactaattaatgatGTTGATAACTACGTTAAAGTTTATTCGTaatctatatattatgaaCTTGCATAATAGTATGTTGTTCATTTTGATCGATCTTTAAGGTTAACACAATTTTCCAACTCATACGTTCACTTGTAGGAATAAGAAATGgaatcaaaagaaatttttgcttggagaaaatcaaaattttagaaaatgaagagaagaaCTCCCAACCTAATATAGTTTGTTGAGAAACTACCCTTAGAATCATCAAACATTTGCAATTATGTTCCATATTTGTGGCTTTCCaatgtatgaaaattaattgaaactcCTCCATTAACCATCAAAAAGTTGGAGCGATAGGTGCGATTGACAAGGATGAAtgtcaaatgaaaagaagaaaaacatactaaatagaagaaaatattgagaTGGAAGTACAAAGTCATCCATCTAAGTGACAAATAGGCATGTTAGAATTATTAGACATAGTTCTTTATTATCTCATGGTATATCATCTTTCTCGCTCCATTTTGACAATTGTATTATCGGTAGGAGATAATAGTTGCTATCACATCGGAACATAAAATCGTAAAAAGGGTTCGTTTGGTAACTTTTCGTCtccaattttgtttctatctatgctttcttttatttgaaagtttgttTCATCTTATGGATTTGgtcatttattacaatttatGATACATAtctagaaaacaaaactatatgAATATGggataaattaatattattttgatgtcTTAAATTTAGGCAAGGGTCTATTTATcacttcaaaatttgacttcACATTCCGCCTAGGTTGACAGTCATGAAATGtcagaaaatgaataaagtaaTGTTGTTAGGTGGTAGTTGAGCTAAACTATTGTTAGCAAGTTTGACATACTTGATGACTAAAAATTATTCGACATATTATAGCTTTTAACTATAATAGTATATGTTTTTCGGTTGGCACCAACGCTACTATATTGATGgccaaaaagggaaaaaaaatcaaccacaaataaattatttaagggTCATGAGTTCAATCTTCGACGATCATCTATCTAagatttaacatatttttagtatttttatattcaaatactGTAGGATTAGATGAATACgtcatttcttaaaattattcatCAGTGCacataactaatttaatttccaCACTCacgaataaaaagaaaagcctAGCATTCATAAACCATATTAGTTTACTTTAATCATGTTGTTGCATTTCAATAGAGCTAAGCGTCGTTGTAAGAAAACATGCAAACACATAAGCATGTTAATAAACTAGTTGAGTCACGTTTTTCGACTCTACTAGGATGTGGAACATATTTCATGTGCCACGTCGTCCTTAGGATAAAAATAAACCTCTACTTTTTTCAGTAGGAATTGCACTAGAACTAATTGGTATACCAACACTCAATAGATATACTTGTTTGcttgaaaaactaaaagaaaacagaacTTGCCAAAgtagggagagagagagagatgagagagtTTGAAATGTTTGTGGTGTGTCAAATGAGAAGAGAGGTGGGTATATATATTGCAAACCCTAGTTCTTGAACTCCCTAAAGTTTTAGGTGATAATCTTTATGAGAGGTTAAGTGTTTGTTATTCTTTGTTAggtgggaagaagaaaataaatttagctAAGTATGGAAGATGTAGTTGATGgccaaaaaggaaagaataagGCTTGTTGGTTGAGAATTTAATAAGTCTTGAGAGGTTATGCTCAGGGCTTAGTCATTGTGAGGATGTCCTAGACGAGAGGGTTGGTGCTTGGCGTGGAGATTCTAGGCGTTGGGGCTTAAGACCAGACGAGATAATTCCAAAGAGGTTATCTAGGCGATGGAAACTAGTAAGTGAAAGCTTTGTGTATTATCTTTTGACCGTGAGTGCAAGCTTGGTGAGGAGACTTGGGCTACGTAAGGAAGGGCTTACACGCTAGGAAGCTTGCAGCCAAGGAGATTGTAGGCGATGGGATTTGCGAGCAAGCAAGCTCTAGGCAAGAGGAGGATTTAAGCATGTTTTAACTGTTTTACTTATAACATGGATTTAAGCATGTTTCTGTCATTTCATTAGCCACTCGCTGGGCTATTTAACTCAcgtttttatatgttttccaACTTTCAGGTAGAGATCGTGGAACCGATACCTGACTCCATTTTCCAATCTGCTAGTGGCATAGTTTTGAGTCCCCTTCAATATGTATTGCTTTGAGTTAGTCTCTTAGGTGGTTTGTAAGCTTGGAGTTTTGATCATGGGGTGTTTGAGTTTGTTTAGTTTAACTTTGGTGTTGGCtgtttgtatatatgtttatatcaGACTCGTGATGTTTAGTATTATGTAATTTTGGGCTTCACTACAGTAATGTTATGTTGTTTAATGGGTGAATGTGTGTCTTTATGCTCCACTGAGTTTCTATTTTAAGTTAGAGATAAGTTTATGATCGATTGGTGTAGTTGAGGTAAGTTGTGATATCTGTTGACTAGTTGCATCATCTCTTAGGCTAAGAGTTTGTGGCTTGGAAGGGGGTGTGACATATATAGTGGATGGGGAAGGCTACCAACGGTCTGGTAATAATGAGAGTAACTGTTCGATATTAAGACGGTCAAAGAAAACGGTCCAACAATctaatgaaattaatataaaatttcaaaataaatttatagcagaaaaaaattattttattcactcGAATGGAAGGTGGTGACACGTGGAGATGTTTGGAAATCCACTTTTGCCTATCTCCTCACATCTTCCAAAATCTAGGTTATTAGGGACGTGAGAAAacctaatttaaataaaataatatttgaatttttgctttctaaaatttttgattaagaaaaccAAAGTGAAAAGAAGTAATTTGAACATAACCAATTGAGTAAAATCTGCCCCATCACAATTCATAATACACTAAATACAGCACAATATCACACCTTTCTGCTGTGACAGATCAAATTCTACCCTCTTCTGATAGACACAACATTGTTACATTGAGATTGGTCCAATACCAATCAAAATCCACACCGTacctttagaaaaaaaagaaaaaaaaaagaccataCCCTACCATACTTGTTAACGATAATTTTAATctctcaaaaataaaataaaaatggaaaagaagagaCTGAGATGATACTTTTTTGAGAAGTGGATCCAAATGAATATTATGATCAGcctaaaaaaagaacaaataaaagttaaaaataacgAGACCAAAATaatctaatatttaaaagaaagaatgaaatttaattttataaacttattttttagtCTAATGATTACGTGGTagaaatgaagaatgaaatttAGAGTTTACAGTTGGTTTAATGTGAGGTTATTTGACAATAGTAACCAAATATTGAGTTAGGgtgaaattgaattgagtATATGGTTGAAGATTTGTGTCACACCTTGACCTTTTACCCtatattaatattactcaTCTTCAACTAACATTTGTATTTTAGccacaaaaatttaaaagtaactCAGCCTTCAGCTTTGCCTTCACGTGTTCAGCTTTATGGCTCTCAATCATTCGTCTCTCTACAGTAAATCAAACTATCATACGCCTCTCGATGCCTGCAATCAACACCCGATCCTTCCTCAATTCTTTATGTATAATACTCTCTCGGCTTACGTTAGCGATATCCACTCTCCCATGGTTGACTCTGACGCCTGAAATGGAAACCGGTGGTGGTTATACCCTCTGTTGAAGTCTTCGTTTCTCACCGGCATACTCCACGCATCcggatttttcctttttcttcaagGTAAGCATTTTTTTCTCCCGACAATTATGGTTAAGGAATCGATTTGAGAGCGGTTTTTGTACCGGATGGATTTTTGTTCTCCATGCAGTGTTTCTTCTGTCGGTTCCTTTGGAATGAGATTTTGTGTTCTTGAATTaggtttttctgtttttggaaTCGTTTCTGGAATTGCAGGTGCTAGAATGGCTAAATAAGTAAGAGTAGGGAGTTTGTGGTTTATAAGAGTACTGTTTGTGATGATTTCCAATTTATCAGGTTTTTATAAGATTGAGCTATGGGGATGATGGATGAGAATGTTTGCCATCGAGAATCTCAAAGACTTGAAATGCAAGAAATGGAGTATACTATGAAAACTTTGACTAAACTAGAATTGGACTTGGCGTATTCATCGGAGAAGTTGATGAATCTTCATGTGCTTCTGATGTGCCTACTTGCTCAGGAGAATGATTTTGAGGCTATGGATTTGGTGCATGATTATATACCGGATGATTCGTTTGGGAAGGTGTTggtgtttgattttttgtcCGGCTTTTTGGATTCGGAAGTGAGGGAGCTGGATAGTTTCATGAATACACTCGAAGCAGAAACAGTTGATGCCCGTGGAATGGTATCTACTTGCTTACAATCAACTGAGGTTTTCAGTGTGTTGGAAGGAAAATTGCTTGATTCGGAGAAGTCGCTTGTTCAATCCCGAAAGCAGATTTTGGAAGTGAAGATGCAGTCAACCAAATTGCAGAGAATTGTTTTAAGCAGTGGAAATTGTtcgtgattttttctttttattcagTTTTTAGTGACCTTAGATGATGAAGAATTGACTACTTTGTAATTCTGAATGCTCTGCCTTTGTGACAGGGAGATTGGAAGATCCGATGATGTCGTCACAAAATGATCAAGTTTTCAACATAAACGGGAAATCAAATACAATGACTGAACAGCAAAGGCATATTTTAAGGATGCTAGAAAAATCACTTGCAAGGGAGCTAGATCTCGAAAAGCAGTTGTCTGAATCAAAGCAACGAGAAGAAGAGCTCAAAATGAAGCTACACTATACTGAACAAGTTGCTTTGAGAATGGAAGAGACTGCAGAAGTTGTTTGGGGTAGGTTTTTAGAGGCAGACAATAGTGTCGAGATACTCATGGGGATTTCAAAGGAATTTGTTGGCCGCCTCCAGCTTGTCCAATTCAATCTACATGGTTCATTTCAACGTGAGAACGATATCAAAGCTAAATTTCAAGATTGGACGGAGCAGCTAAATGCAAAAGAGGTGGCTATACAGAAGCTTGAGAAAAGGAATGCTGAACTAATTGCCAAGAATGCTGAACTAGATAAATTGAGGGAAGAAGTGAAGTCCCTTGAGGAACAGCTTAAAGAATCTAGGCTTGATCTGAAAAGTGCATATGACTCAAATGAAGCAAGTCAAGATCAGCTTATTGAAATGGAAAATCTTGTTGAGACACTGAAAGAAAGCATCTGCATATCAGAAAATAGAGCAGAGGGTGCTGAAACCAAGCTTACACAGCTACAAGAGACAAACTTGGAACTTACCGAAGAGGTGAGTTTTCTTAAAGATAGTGTAAgcaacaaagagaaaaaggttGGTTCACTTGAAAAGCAGTTGAGGGAACTAGAGATTCAACTGCAGCATGCAAAATCATCATCAGAAGCAAGTCAGGAGCAACAAAACATGTTATATTCTGCAATATGGGACATGGAAACTCTCATTGAGGATCTTAAATCCAAAGTATCTAAAGCTGAAAGTAAGACTGATAGTGCAGAGGAGCATTGCATTATCTTGTCTGAAACCAACTTCGAACTCAATAAAGAACTTACTTCGCTCAAGGGTCAAGTGGAGTTCTTAGAGAAATCACTGGATCAAGCCAATGGtgaaaaatatgcaaatgCAAACGAAATTAACTTGAGTTCCAAGTTTGTCATGGACATGGTGCTCCAACTAGCTGTTGAAAGGGATCGGATTCAGAGCCAGGTATTACTTTACAGAATCATTTAACCTTTATAAATTTGGCTATATAAAGATATTCAGTTGGCTGCACTCATCACAATAATCTAATAAACACTTAACTGTTTCATCCATGTAAGACTGAAGAAAAAACAGATTGtaaatattcttaattttcaattgcAACACTTTTACCCAGTGGCCTCTTTGAATCAACTGTTGCTTCTGCCTTCCATGATTTCAGTAAGTTGTTGGAagcaatttttaatttttcatgaTATTAAAGCTCGGTCCTGAATGCTGATAAACAGATAAAGTAAGCTGAATTAGTTTCAgctataatatttattttttctacatACAAGAGGCATATTTCTCGAGAGCTCCAGAAAAGTCATCTCGTCCAAACTCTATTTGCTCATGCAGCTATCCATTTTGACGAACGATAACAAAGCTCTGattgagaaattgaaaaatgtaagaGATAGTGCACCTATAGTCACACTTCACAGAGAAGACTACGACGAGAAGGAGCAGTCAGCTCCAAAGAAGGATGTAAATATACTGGCTCAATGATATCTGAGGAAACTTTTATGAGTCTTTACGAAAAGGGGTCAAGAGGCAGGTAGTCTTTCTTGtaaatcaaattgaattaCTTCATGAGTACGTACAACAACCAATTTGCTCAACTGAAGAATGTTTGTATCTATGATGTCTGCTTCTAATTCtactactttttcttcttcttgggcATCAGATTACTAAAGCACCTTATAAAAGCACACCCAAGTGTTGGGCTGAAGGTACTTCTTCTGTATCCATCAGTTAACATGCTGAGAATGTCTCAAAACCTAAAGTTGTGAGGGTGGCCAGGTACAAAGATTTTTGTGTgtattcttcttattattttgttttacttcTTTTAGTATCACTGTATTCTTTTATCCAGAGTCTTCCACGTTCTATGGTTTTTTGTGGTTAAAATTTCCATGGCCTTTGgacccaaagaaaaaaaaggaaaaactttCATGGCCATTGCCCCATGTATTCCATTGTTGTTGTCAAATAGATTTCTGTTAGGAGGTTGTGTTGGTGGCTTTCCACTTATAGTGAGATTGTGCTATATTCTCTTCATTGGTCAAATGTGAATATAAAACTATCGTATTTGGATGTAGATATATGTATTTGGATTTGGCTTCGTTCCCTCTTGGAACTTGAATTTGAGGGTGTTTTGAAACTCACAGTAACTGACGGAGGGTAATGTATTCCTAAATTCATGTTTGAATTGAGTGTTTTGAGCTcgaattgaaatattaaactCATTCATTTGGACAGTTTTCTATCTTTGTTTTCCATCGTTTATTAcagtttcatttttgtttcccCTCAACTTAACATGCATTCTAACACTCCTATGATCTCTTATAATTATGTTTACATTTCAGTTCCTCAAATACctctttgtattttatttggttgatCTGAGATGTTGTCATTTGAGCTAACTTTCTCTCCCTCCTTTTTTTGGTTACATTTTTCCGTGCTTCTACTTTgagccttttctttttgttagtaTTTCAAGTCTCTAGTTATTGACTTAGTTAGAAcatgaaagaaatataatagaTTACTATTATAGTCATTCTGATCATAGTATTAGATGTTTGTCGACATATTGATAGTCACACATTTCTATGAATTTGATATTCACGTGAATGGTGAATTGATATGTTCATCAACAACATCAGGtttctatcatttttcaaaagaaatatataattatttggttaATCTTCGTAAATGTAACAAACCAACGATATATTTACTGActgtgtaacaaaatgaaaatgctggtcattttttaaaaaaatatttcacaaaatatGTACAaagaatacttaaaaaaatctaaacgatcatatttaaaatataagctatctttaaaaaagttaaaaatttggAGCGTATCAAATTATCGtgtttcaacaaatttaaatgatcaattGTGTAGTGAAAATAAATCTTGTattgaaaaaatggtttagatttggctatccaatcttttagatttggctaccatatttaaagatagaaaaaaaaaatagaatagtcaaatctatctaaataattgatttccaaatatattaagAACTTGATGCAAATTGATCttgcatcttttttttatatattataatggtctggattcttttttgtttttaaaattgtttgcGCAAATATCGTGATTATttcaaaccatttttaaaattttttgtcctaatttaaaagtttgaaaattagattgtttttaaaaaaatttatcctaatttaaaagtttgaaaattagattGGGTgacaaaaatatgtatttataaatgCAACCATGGCtttagtttttagattttgtaaatattagcAAAAGGCGtaggatttttattttatgttttataccACTTTGCTTTCCTTTCTACCCATCTCTCTCACCTAATTTCTACCAATATTTTTTCATCCacatcttttatcttttcaatttatttaactatCTTCTCtctatatttgatttatatgtttatttatttatttatttacttccgtctttttgtttttagattttcgcctattgttttaattcaattaacatGATAgatctttttatttcat encodes:
- the LOC101222192 gene encoding WPP domain-interacting tail-anchored protein 2; its protein translation is MGMMDENVCHRESQRLEMQEMEYTMKTLTKLELDLAYSSEKLMNLHVLLMCLLAQENDFEAMDLVHDYIPDDSFGKVLVFDFLSGFLDSEVRELDSFMNTLEAETVDARGMVSTCLQSTEVFSVLEGKLLDSEKSLVQSRKQILEVKMQSTKLQRIVLSSGNWRLEDPMMSSQNDQVFNINGKSNTMTEQQRHILRMLEKSLARELDLEKQLSESKQREEELKMKLHYTEQVALRMEETAEVVWGRFLEADNSVEILMGISKEFVGRLQLVQFNLHGSFQRENDIKAKFQDWTEQLNAKEVAIQKLEKRNAELIAKNAELDKLREEVKSLEEQLKESRLDLKSAYDSNEASQDQLIEMENLVETLKESICISENRAEGAETKLTQLQETNLELTEEVSFLKDSVSNKEKKVGSLEKQLRELEIQLQHAKSSSEASQEQQNMLYSAIWDMETLIEDLKSKVSKAESKTDSAEEHCIILSETNFELNKELTSLKGQVEFLEKSLDQANGEKYANANEINLSSKFVMDMVLQLAVERDRIQSQLSILTNDNKALIEKLKNVRDSAPIVTLHREDYDEKEQSAPKKDVNILAQ